Proteins from one Prinia subflava isolate CZ2003 ecotype Zambia chromosome 4, Cam_Psub_1.2, whole genome shotgun sequence genomic window:
- the DUS4L gene encoding tRNA-dihydrouridine(20a/20b) synthase [NAD(P)+]-like isoform X1 — MIGDIKETKECQLKDPMDLFHSGQVVKICAPMVRYSKLAFRTLVRKYSCDLCYTPMIVAADFVRSAKARDSEFTTNKGDHPLIVQFAAKEAQVLCDAARIICPFADGIDLNCGCPQRWAISEGYGACLINKPELVKDMVRHVRSQIDNPKFSVSIKIRIHEDLKRTVDLCQKAEAAGVSWITVHGRSIEERHQPVHYDAIKIIKQSMSIPVVANGDIKTLKDAENVHHLTEADGIMVARGLLANPAMFAGYEETPFQCIQDWVDIALEHGTPFTCFHHHLMYMMERITSKQEKKVFNVLSSTSAVLDYLKDHYGV; from the exons ATGATTGGTGACATCAAAGAAACCAAAGAATGCCAGCTAAAAGATCCCATGGATTTGTTTCATTCTGGGCAAGTTGTAAAAATATGCGCCCCTATGGTCCGCTATTCAAA GTTGGCATTCAGAACCTTGGTTAGGAAGTACAGTTGCGATTTGTGTTACACACCAATGATCGTGGCAGCTGATTTTGTGAGATCTGCAAAAGCCAGAGACAGCGAATTCACAACAAACAAAG GTGATCACCCACTGATTGTTCAGTTCGCTGCTAAAGAAGCACAGGTTTTGTGTGATGCTGCCCGTATCATCTGTCCTTTTGCAGATGGAATAGACCTAAACTGTGGCTGTCCTCAGAG atggGCAATTTCAGAAGGTTATGGTGCTTGCTTAATAAATAAACCTGAGCTTGTTAAAGATATGGTGAGACATGTACGGAGTCAGATCGACAACCCTAAATTTTCAGTATCTATTAAAATAAG GATCCATGAGGACTTAAAAAGAACAGTTGACCTGTGTCAAAAAGCTGAAGCAGCTGGAGTTTCATGGATTACAGTGCATGGGAGAAGTATAGAAGAAAGGCATCAACCTGTACATTATgatgcaattaaaataattaaacaaagtATGTCTATACCTGTTGTGGCTAATGGAGAcattaaaactttaaaagaCGCTGAAAATGTTCATCACTTGACAGAAGCAGATG GTATAATGGTGGCTAGAGGACTCTTGGCAAACCCAGCTATGTTTGCAGGATATGAAGAGACCCCTTTTCAGTGCATCCAGGACTGGGTTGACATTGCTCTTGAGCACGGAACTCCTTTCACTTGTTTTCACCACCACTTAATGTACATGATGGAGCGCATAACgtcaaaacaagaaaagaaagtttttaATGTTCTATCAAGCACCTCAGCAGTACTAGATTATCTGAAAGACCATTATGGTGTGTAG